The genomic interval CCTGAAGCGTGTGTTCGGGGCCACGGGCGAGTATTACCCCGACGCTCCGTCGCAGATCAGGATCGGCGATTCACTCCTCATGGTGAACAGAACCGGAGCCCGAGAGAGCTTCCCGGCGTTCCTCTACGTCTATGTCGAAGACGCCGAAGCCACCTACCAGCGGGCGCTGGACGCCGGCGCCATGTCGCTGGAGCCGGTATGGGAAACGCCCTATGGGGACCGTCGCGGCATGGTGCGGGATCCCTGGGGCAACGTGTGGCAGATCGCCACTCACCTGCGACGGTAGCTGGGCCAGACCT from Candidatus Krumholzibacteriia bacterium carries:
- a CDS encoding VOC family protein; this translates as MADVVLPAGWHTVTPRLVVEDAEGLVTFLKRVFGATGEYYPDAPSQIRIGDSLLMVNRTGARESFPAFLYVYVEDAEATYQRALDAGAMSLEPVWETPYGDRRGMVRDPWGNVWQIATHLRR